From the genome of Maribacter algicola, one region includes:
- a CDS encoding TRAP transporter large permease, protein MIWILVVIFVACLVLRYPIAFALGLSCLVYLVLKGTPLIVVPAKMYSGIDIFVLLSIPGFILAGNLMNQGGLTAKIITFCNHLLGHIRGGLSLVNVGASMLFAGISGTAISDTASLGSIMIPAMKKEGYDADFSCAITAASSTVGPIIPPSVPMIIAATLSGLSVGKLFLAGALPGLLLGVGLMLVAYVIAVKKKYPKHARSSFSQVAHGFVDTFWSLLMTFIILFGIIGGIFTPTEASVIAVIYALIIGRFVYGKLNFKNVQVVLLDSIKTSSSLMILVGFANLFGWILITEQIPQTISSEILGFSSNKYVVLLLINLLLIVVGTFMETIAALLILFPILLKVALAVDVDPLHFAVIAVLNLIIGLTTPPVGVCLFVASSIGKVSIGKVSKAGFPFLMVSFLVLILVTLIPEISLFLPNLFID, encoded by the coding sequence ATGATCTGGATTTTGGTGGTCATATTTGTTGCTTGTTTGGTCTTGCGATATCCCATTGCCTTTGCATTGGGATTATCGTGTCTGGTATACCTAGTTTTAAAAGGAACGCCATTGATCGTAGTACCCGCAAAAATGTATTCCGGCATTGATATTTTTGTGTTATTGAGCATTCCTGGTTTTATTTTGGCGGGCAACCTGATGAACCAAGGTGGTCTTACCGCAAAAATAATCACCTTTTGCAATCATTTGTTGGGCCATATACGGGGTGGACTCTCTTTGGTCAATGTTGGCGCCTCCATGCTTTTTGCCGGAATATCGGGCACTGCCATATCAGATACCGCAAGTTTGGGATCAATTATGATTCCTGCAATGAAAAAGGAAGGTTACGATGCTGATTTTTCTTGCGCCATTACAGCGGCCTCATCTACCGTGGGGCCTATCATCCCCCCAAGTGTACCCATGATTATTGCGGCAACCTTGAGTGGATTGTCGGTTGGGAAACTATTTTTGGCAGGGGCACTACCAGGGTTATTGTTAGGGGTTGGGTTGATGTTAGTTGCCTATGTTATCGCTGTGAAAAAAAAATACCCAAAACATGCAAGAAGCAGCTTTTCCCAAGTTGCCCATGGGTTCGTTGACACTTTTTGGTCACTGTTAATGACCTTTATTATTCTTTTCGGTATTATTGGCGGCATATTTACCCCTACAGAAGCTTCTGTAATCGCCGTTATTTACGCCCTTATCATTGGAAGGTTTGTTTATGGAAAATTGAATTTTAAAAATGTACAAGTCGTATTACTTGATTCTATAAAGACCTCGTCCTCACTAATGATACTCGTGGGATTTGCTAACCTTTTCGGTTGGATTTTAATAACCGAACAAATACCCCAGACCATTTCAAGCGAGATTTTAGGTTTTAGCTCGAATAAGTATGTCGTATTGCTGCTGATCAATCTGCTGCTTATCGTGGTCGGCACGTTTATGGAAACGATTGCCGCCTTACTTATACTTTTCCCCATTTTATTAAAGGTGGCCCTGGCTGTTGATGTAGATCCCTTACATTTTGCCGTAATCGCGGTTTTAAACTTAATTATTGGGCTTACCACACCACCGGTAGGCGTCTGTCTTTTTGTAGCATCCAGCATCGGAAAAGTATCCATTGGAAAAGTGAGTAAAGCCGGATTTCCATTTTTGATGGTAAGTTTCTTGGTATTGATATTGGTTACGCTAATTCCTGAAATCTCTCTTTTTCTCCCTAATTTATTTATAGATTGA
- a CDS encoding 2Fe-2S iron-sulfur cluster-binding protein, giving the protein MAKITFITSDNETIELEGTSGSVMELAVEHNVKGIDGDCGGVCSCATCHVHVKPEDMTKTGPASETETDMLELDDNADEYSRLCCQLEIGDSLDGVVLKVAK; this is encoded by the coding sequence ATGGCAAAAATCACCTTTATTACCAGTGATAATGAAACAATTGAATTAGAGGGTACCTCAGGCTCCGTAATGGAATTAGCGGTCGAACACAATGTAAAAGGAATCGATGGCGATTGTGGCGGTGTATGTTCTTGTGCCACCTGCCATGTTCATGTAAAACCTGAGGATATGACAAAAACAGGACCGGCAAGCGAAACCGAAACCGATATGTTGGAACTCGATGACAATGCTGATGAATACAGTCGTCTTTGTTGTCAACTTGAAATTGGCGACTCTCTTGACGGTGTGGTTTTGAAAGTTGCCAAATAG
- a CDS encoding cytochrome P450 produces the protein MMEKYELLDPFEKARLEKGFEEMDDQEDPVKMILRHKDVRKTAHNYKTFTSAAVPGRIVVPSEINIRKTRQIPFELDPPVHGVYRALIEPWFKRPLQEEYTEKLTAQIAELVEETLIRDQVEVIEEFALILQSRALTLLLNIPFKEAETWISWGTHVFRSEDTALDGDKANILYKYIDGQIEKAIENPSEDLYSLLLASEVDGKKLTKEEVKGVMVLTFAGGRDTIINAVTNAIVYLSGHQESLERFRKEPEIIGKAVEEMIRYFSPLTQIGRVVTEDTYVCEHAVKADTRVSLCWASANRDASVFENPNQIVVDRKINPHVGFGFSHHNCLGASHARQIMRVLLGTLAKKVESIELFDFKENIEELGEIKRKVGYDYLNAKFNRLTK, from the coding sequence ATGATGGAAAAATATGAACTGCTCGACCCGTTTGAAAAAGCACGTTTGGAAAAGGGGTTTGAAGAGATGGACGACCAAGAAGACCCGGTCAAAATGATACTGCGCCATAAGGACGTTCGAAAAACGGCGCATAATTATAAAACCTTTACATCTGCCGCAGTACCGGGTCGCATAGTCGTTCCCTCAGAGATCAACATTCGAAAAACACGTCAGATACCTTTCGAACTAGACCCACCGGTTCATGGTGTTTATAGGGCTTTGATTGAGCCTTGGTTCAAGAGACCGTTGCAAGAGGAATATACTGAAAAACTGACCGCTCAAATCGCCGAATTGGTTGAGGAAACGTTAATTAGAGACCAGGTTGAGGTGATTGAAGAGTTCGCCCTTATTTTACAATCTCGGGCATTGACGTTATTGTTGAATATTCCTTTCAAAGAAGCCGAAACATGGATTTCTTGGGGAACGCATGTTTTCCGAAGTGAAGACACTGCCTTAGACGGAGATAAGGCCAATATTCTTTATAAGTATATTGATGGTCAAATCGAAAAAGCGATCGAAAACCCTAGTGAAGATTTGTACTCTTTGCTTTTGGCTTCAGAAGTCGACGGAAAAAAATTGACTAAAGAAGAAGTCAAAGGAGTCATGGTATTAACCTTTGCAGGAGGGCGCGATACCATTATCAATGCCGTTACTAATGCAATTGTATATTTATCGGGGCATCAAGAATCTTTAGAGCGCTTTCGAAAAGAACCCGAAATTATCGGGAAGGCGGTTGAAGAAATGATTCGCTATTTTTCCCCATTAACGCAAATAGGTCGCGTGGTAACCGAAGATACATATGTGTGTGAGCATGCCGTAAAAGCAGATACTCGAGTTTCACTTTGTTGGGCATCTGCAAACCGTGATGCCTCGGTTTTTGAAAATCCGAATCAAATAGTCGTTGACCGAAAAATAAATCCACATGTAGGATTTGGCTTTAGTCATCACAATTGTCTAGGTGCTTCACATGCGCGACAGATCATGCGGGTTTTATTGGGCACGTTGGCCAAAAAAGTAGAAAGCATTGAACTGTTTGACTTTAAAGAAAATATCGAAGAACTAGGAGAAATAAAACGAAAAGTAGGTTACGATTATCTGAATGCAAAATTTAACCGATTAACAAAATAA
- a CDS encoding glycoside hydrolase family 117 protein, with protein MNKPIEFLLICTLILFSCKQEKDLPKEENIKNQKGFPFHLPDKKPNRAMSAAMERIYTDYPSPRPEKNELFSQFKYTKLEGFDYNDHDGTISRRDPSKTIFHNGKYYVWYTHRETPVPPVGIPNAHKSNDTIPSSDWDLADIYYATSEDGFTWEEQGVAIPRPPAPNVGHRSVTTTDILEWKGKYYLYYQAFSVASGKNGGDDCPVAVSYADSPDGPWTPTNQIVIPNGAEGEWDMNSIHDPYPLIHNGKIYIYYKSDFGERPDLVRMQGLAIADNPLGPFTKHPLNPLITSGHETSLFPFKKGVAALVYKDGPEHNTVQYAEDWVNFEIASITELMPYAAAPHVPDAFTNTKDGRGITWGLAHFINVTNDWDKFSSKLVRFDCDLSQDVHDPEMKQHRVNHAPDVYYRQGLSEKQKEARSKKSSE; from the coding sequence ATGAATAAGCCAATTGAGTTTCTTTTGATATGCACCTTGATTCTGTTTTCTTGCAAGCAGGAAAAAGACTTACCTAAAGAAGAAAATATCAAAAACCAAAAGGGATTTCCATTTCACTTACCCGATAAAAAGCCAAACAGAGCCATGAGCGCGGCAATGGAACGCATCTATACCGATTACCCCTCACCCCGACCTGAGAAAAACGAATTGTTCAGTCAGTTTAAATATACCAAACTCGAGGGTTTTGATTATAATGACCATGACGGTACCATATCACGGCGTGACCCATCTAAGACTATTTTCCATAATGGAAAGTATTATGTCTGGTACACCCATCGCGAAACTCCTGTTCCACCAGTTGGCATTCCCAACGCGCATAAATCAAATGATACAATTCCGTCATCGGATTGGGATTTGGCGGACATTTACTATGCGACCTCCGAAGACGGTTTTACTTGGGAAGAACAAGGCGTGGCAATACCAAGACCACCTGCTCCCAACGTTGGTCATCGGTCGGTTACCACTACCGATATTTTAGAATGGAAAGGGAAATACTATTTATACTATCAGGCCTTTTCGGTAGCATCGGGAAAGAACGGGGGCGACGATTGCCCGGTTGCGGTTTCCTATGCCGATTCCCCTGATGGTCCGTGGACACCCACCAACCAAATCGTTATTCCCAATGGTGCTGAAGGCGAATGGGACATGAATTCCATTCACGACCCTTATCCGCTTATCCATAATGGTAAAATTTATATTTATTATAAATCCGATTTTGGGGAAAGACCTGACCTGGTAAGAATGCAAGGCTTGGCAATTGCAGACAATCCTTTGGGGCCGTTTACCAAACATCCTTTGAATCCCTTAATAACCTCAGGACATGAAACATCCCTTTTTCCTTTTAAAAAAGGTGTCGCCGCTTTGGTTTATAAAGATGGCCCCGAACACAATACGGTGCAATATGCAGAAGATTGGGTGAATTTTGAAATAGCTTCCATAACTGAATTAATGCCCTATGCCGCTGCACCACATGTACCTGATGCTTTTACCAATACAAAAGACGGACGGGGAATTACTTGGGGATTGGCCCATTTCATTAACGTCACCAACGACTGGGACAAGTTCAGTTCTAAATTGGTGCGTTTTGATTGCGACCTCAGTCAGGATGTTCATGACCCTGAAATGAAACAACATCGAGTGAATCATGCGCCGGATGTCTATTATAGGCAAGGCCTGAGCGAAAAACAAAAAGAAGCTCGAAGCAAGAAAAGTTCGGAATAA
- a CDS encoding sulfatase, which yields MKKLLIIFLAVYIPLGCSAQQQTTSETKKQPNIILLFADDAGYADFGFQGSKEMITPNLDKLASEGVRFTQAYVTHPTCGPSRAGLITGKSQYRFGYEENNVPTYMSEVSAVDGTEMGLPVEEVTVADYLKKQGYATAIYGKWHLGGADRFHPTKRGFDEFYGFRGGARSYFEYTEEPKDHMNKMERGFGNFEEHKGYLTDALADESLLFIKKNAKANKPFFAFLSFNAVHTPMDAKPEDLAKFPELTGKRKIVAAMSLALDRAVGKVLDKLKELGIDNNTIVVFTNDNGGPTDANASSNLPLSGIKATHLEGGIRVPFLMKWPGKLTPNTTYTKPICTFDLLPTFYMAAGGNTTDIKDIDGVDLLPYINGQNKERPHETLFWKRDARAAMRKGDWKLIRFPDRPAELFYLPDDEAELNNLAAAEPERYLKMYKELFAWETTLERPRWLLKKEYERRDVERMDKHWPIKDSQ from the coding sequence ATGAAAAAGCTATTAATCATATTTCTAGCAGTTTATATCCCTTTAGGATGTTCTGCACAGCAACAAACTACTTCGGAAACCAAAAAACAACCCAACATCATTTTACTTTTTGCGGATGATGCTGGATATGCCGATTTTGGTTTTCAGGGTAGTAAAGAAATGATAACTCCTAATTTGGACAAATTAGCTTCCGAAGGCGTTCGCTTTACGCAGGCCTATGTGACGCATCCAACTTGTGGTCCTTCAAGAGCAGGACTAATTACGGGTAAATCGCAATATCGTTTTGGGTATGAGGAGAACAATGTCCCAACCTATATGAGCGAAGTTTCGGCAGTCGATGGAACTGAAATGGGCCTCCCCGTTGAGGAGGTTACCGTGGCAGATTACCTGAAAAAACAAGGCTATGCCACTGCAATTTATGGGAAATGGCATTTAGGTGGAGCGGACAGGTTCCATCCAACAAAAAGAGGATTTGATGAGTTCTACGGATTTCGTGGTGGCGCTCGGAGTTACTTTGAATATACGGAAGAACCAAAAGACCATATGAATAAAATGGAACGTGGTTTTGGCAATTTCGAAGAACACAAAGGGTATCTAACCGATGCCTTGGCGGATGAATCCTTACTGTTCATTAAAAAAAATGCAAAAGCGAATAAACCGTTTTTTGCATTTCTTTCCTTCAATGCGGTGCATACCCCCATGGATGCCAAACCAGAAGATTTGGCTAAATTTCCAGAATTGACCGGTAAGCGGAAAATCGTGGCCGCGATGAGTCTGGCTTTGGATAGAGCTGTGGGTAAAGTATTGGATAAACTCAAGGAGTTGGGAATAGATAATAATACTATAGTGGTTTTTACCAATGACAACGGGGGTCCTACAGATGCGAATGCATCAAGTAATCTTCCATTAAGTGGCATAAAGGCGACCCACTTGGAAGGCGGCATACGAGTTCCTTTTCTCATGAAGTGGCCTGGGAAGCTTACTCCAAATACAACCTATACGAAACCGATATGCACTTTCGATTTGCTGCCAACTTTTTACATGGCAGCTGGCGGCAACACCACTGATATAAAAGATATTGACGGAGTGGATTTGCTTCCCTATATAAATGGACAGAATAAAGAACGCCCCCATGAAACGTTATTTTGGAAACGAGATGCACGAGCCGCGATGCGCAAAGGAGATTGGAAGTTAATACGATTTCCTGACCGACCAGCAGAACTCTTTTATCTTCCAGATGATGAAGCAGAATTAAACAATTTGGCGGCTGCCGAACCAGAGCGTTATTTGAAAATGTATAAAGAATTATTCGCTTGGGAGACCACTCTTGAACGCCCTCGCTGGCTACTCAAAAAAGAATACGAAAGGCGTGATGTGGAACGAATGGATAAGCATTGGCCCATAAAGGATTCGCAATAA
- a CDS encoding sugar kinase: MKKVVTFGEIMGRFASPGNLRLRQTREFEVTYAGAEASVATSICNFGGKARYITALPKHALAEATMDSVRAVGIDTDFIVRTDEGRLGLYFLETGANQRPSNVVYDRADSAISITPASAYDWDNIFKDAQWLHLSGITPALSKTAAEATLVAAQKAKEAGASVSIDLNFRGKLWNWDSNYSAKDLAQKTMREILPFIDVVVGNEEDCHDVLGIQAGDTDVHSGTLDTSRYPDVARQVIEQFPNVSKVAITLRESLSASHNNWGAMLFDAATDSPFFAPLDEDGNYNPYQIKNIVDRVGGGDSFAGGLIFALTTPELHKKTQTAVNYAVAASCLKHSIKGDFNYSTRAEVERLMGGNASGRVVR, translated from the coding sequence ATGAAAAAAGTCGTAACCTTTGGAGAAATAATGGGCCGTTTCGCCTCCCCGGGAAATTTGCGTTTAAGACAAACACGGGAATTTGAAGTTACCTATGCAGGCGCCGAAGCCAGCGTAGCAACCTCTATCTGTAACTTTGGGGGTAAAGCCCGCTACATTACAGCACTGCCAAAACATGCCCTGGCAGAAGCTACGATGGACTCCGTTCGAGCGGTCGGTATCGACACCGATTTCATAGTACGCACGGATGAAGGCCGCCTCGGCCTCTACTTTTTGGAGACGGGCGCCAATCAGCGGCCGAGCAATGTGGTATATGATCGTGCCGATTCTGCCATATCGATTACTCCTGCGAGTGCCTATGATTGGGATAATATTTTCAAGGATGCGCAATGGTTGCATTTGAGTGGTATTACCCCTGCCCTATCCAAAACTGCAGCCGAGGCCACCTTGGTTGCGGCTCAAAAAGCAAAAGAGGCAGGAGCTTCGGTTTCCATTGATTTAAATTTTAGGGGAAAGCTTTGGAATTGGGATTCGAATTATTCGGCCAAAGATTTGGCCCAAAAGACCATGCGCGAAATTTTGCCTTTCATCGATGTGGTGGTAGGAAATGAAGAAGACTGCCATGACGTATTGGGAATACAAGCGGGTGATACCGATGTACATTCCGGAACTCTTGATACTTCGAGATACCCAGATGTGGCACGCCAAGTAATTGAGCAATTTCCGAATGTGAGTAAAGTTGCTATTACGCTTCGGGAAAGTCTTTCCGCAAGCCATAACAATTGGGGAGCGATGCTTTTTGATGCAGCTACCGATTCACCATTTTTCGCACCGTTGGACGAAGATGGAAATTACAATCCGTATCAAATAAAGAACATCGTCGACCGTGTTGGCGGTGGAGATTCCTTTGCCGGCGGATTGATTTTTGCACTGACCACTCCCGAACTACACAAAAAGACACAAACTGCGGTCAACTATGCAGTGGCAGCGTCTTGCTTAAAGCATTCTATAAAGGGAGATTTCAATTATTCCACACGCGCGGAAGTAGAACGATTAATGGGCGGTAATGCTTCGGGACGTGTAGTGAGATAA
- a CDS encoding TRAP transporter small permease, producing the protein MILNRAIGRFLKMGTLWATLGFLGAVLLQIFARFFLESAPSWTEEASRLFFVYAISFASGLALKSNYFVFLDTFYNKFNRKFKKVLTLLVPICTFLMFLVVLIYTVPLIRLGMGEKSPSLEFPMAFAFFSMAIMALSLCYYSLKEINSLLKNRKR; encoded by the coding sequence ATGATTTTGAACAGAGCTATTGGTAGATTTCTAAAAATGGGAACTTTATGGGCGACCCTGGGCTTTTTAGGTGCTGTTTTACTGCAGATTTTTGCTCGCTTTTTTCTCGAAAGTGCCCCGTCATGGACAGAGGAAGCTTCGCGTTTGTTCTTTGTCTATGCGATTTCCTTTGCTTCTGGCCTCGCATTAAAAAGCAATTACTTTGTTTTCCTTGATACCTTCTATAATAAGTTCAATCGGAAATTTAAAAAGGTGCTGACCCTGCTAGTTCCGATATGTACTTTTTTGATGTTTTTGGTGGTCTTGATCTACACGGTGCCGCTTATCAGGTTGGGCATGGGAGAAAAATCACCTAGTCTGGAGTTTCCTATGGCCTTTGCATTTTTCAGCATGGCAATTATGGCCCTATCGCTTTGTTATTACTCCTTGAAAGAAATTAATTCACTCCTAAAAAACCGCAAGCGATGA
- a CDS encoding AraC family transcriptional regulator: MNPILEAIPLGKEKSILGFQYEAPNFETPWHFHPQHELTYIEESVGTKLIGDFVGPYEPGELVLLHSNLPHCWKNINTSEKESKSIVVQWNKGIFSKVPELDAVFDMLRQASKGILFDKKDSARLLPLLQNLPFLEGSELYMQLLQLLTQLSKCSYETISASSFMNDLPTEHGSRMSKTHDFVANNYQRKIFLKELADLVNMSEQSFSRFFVKMMGRSFFTFLNEYRINMAVRMLLDTDYSVSQIGYTCGYESLPFFYKQFNKFKGSSPLVYRKRYRKY; the protein is encoded by the coding sequence ATGAATCCTATATTAGAAGCTATTCCTTTAGGAAAAGAAAAATCTATTCTTGGATTTCAATATGAAGCACCCAATTTTGAAACCCCTTGGCACTTTCATCCACAACACGAACTGACCTATATCGAAGAAAGTGTCGGAACAAAGTTGATAGGGGACTTTGTGGGACCCTATGAACCAGGTGAGTTGGTCTTGCTTCATTCGAACCTTCCCCATTGTTGGAAAAATATCAATACCAGTGAAAAAGAATCAAAGTCTATTGTAGTGCAATGGAACAAAGGAATTTTTTCGAAAGTACCCGAACTGGACGCTGTTTTTGACATGTTACGGCAGGCTTCGAAGGGAATTTTGTTCGACAAAAAGGATTCAGCCAGACTTTTACCATTACTTCAAAATTTGCCGTTTCTTGAGGGTTCTGAATTGTATATGCAACTTCTACAGCTTTTAACCCAGCTTTCAAAATGTTCTTATGAAACTATTTCAGCGTCAAGTTTCATGAACGACCTGCCCACCGAGCATGGGAGTCGCATGTCAAAAACGCACGATTTTGTAGCCAATAATTACCAAAGAAAAATCTTTCTCAAAGAATTGGCCGATTTGGTCAATATGTCAGAACAATCATTTTCTCGCTTCTTTGTCAAAATGATGGGGCGTTCTTTTTTTACTTTCTTAAACGAATATCGTATCAATATGGCGGTTCGAATGCTCTTGGATACCGATTACTCCGTTTCGCAAATTGGTTATACCTGTGGATACGAGTCTTTGCCTTTTTTTTATAAACAATTCAATAAGTTCAAGGGAAGCTCCCCGTTGGTGTATCGGAAAAGATACCGAAAGTATTGA
- a CDS encoding bifunctional 4-hydroxy-2-oxoglutarate aldolase/2-dehydro-3-deoxy-phosphogluconate aldolase, whose product MQPIEQKAMSPKLIQKLDDAAIIAVLIVDEVKHAVPLAKALLKGGVDSIELTLRTPAALDAAKAIKKEVPEITLGFGTVLTIDQVKAVVEVGADFAVSPGCNPKIIAEARRQGLDFAPGIMTPTDIEIAVEQGCRILKFFPAQTSGGMKHLESMSAPYNHLGLKFIPLGGCSLENAGSYLQSPLITAIGGTWIAKRSLIQSEDWETITNNAKEIRTLINQIQGK is encoded by the coding sequence ATGCAACCAATCGAACAAAAGGCGATGTCGCCAAAATTAATTCAAAAATTAGATGATGCAGCTATCATTGCCGTTCTTATTGTCGACGAAGTAAAACATGCAGTTCCATTGGCTAAAGCACTTCTTAAAGGTGGTGTGGATAGTATAGAACTAACACTTCGTACTCCAGCGGCTTTGGATGCTGCCAAAGCGATCAAAAAGGAAGTCCCGGAAATTACGTTGGGTTTTGGAACGGTTTTGACCATTGACCAAGTGAAAGCGGTGGTGGAAGTAGGCGCGGATTTTGCCGTTTCACCAGGTTGCAATCCGAAGATAATTGCCGAAGCGAGAAGACAAGGATTGGATTTCGCTCCAGGAATAATGACCCCGACCGATATTGAAATAGCCGTTGAACAGGGTTGTCGCATTTTAAAGTTTTTCCCGGCTCAAACCTCTGGCGGAATGAAACATTTGGAAAGCATGTCGGCTCCCTACAACCATTTGGGATTAAAATTTATTCCCCTCGGTGGGTGCAGCTTAGAGAATGCGGGCTCTTATCTCCAATCTCCTTTAATCACTGCGATAGGCGGCACATGGATTGCCAAAAGGTCTTTGATACAATCGGAAGACTGGGAGACCATAACCAACAACGCAAAAGAAATTCGAACATTGATTAATCAAATACAGGGCAAATAA
- a CDS encoding NAD(P)/FAD-dependent oxidoreductase codes for MSDNLKSQDICVVVGASHAGVNFAFALRQDGWDGQIIMYDADPELPYHRPPLSKTYLTDDRGMSATPLKSKESYERDNIKLHLNTKIASIDVTAKELKLSDGSVQTYDKLVLATGARPIMPPIPGFDTAKNVFRLRTAADVEGIRKALGKNPKKKVVVIGGGYIGLEIAASLKKLGSDVTILEREERILARVTAPEISYFFHELHVKNGVEVLTGKNISSLEIDNDYHKIVCSDGLSYPADIIIIGVGILVNTELAEKAGLTIQNGIKVDSTAKASNESIYAIGDCTFHHNPHYDRFVRLESVQNAVDQAKVAAAAICGKEVVYNAIPWFWSDQYNIKLQIVGLSNGYDNIVIRTEEKEQPCFSIWYFNGDRLLSVDAINNSRAYVVATKFIKSNQRLDKLKLANSSIELKPNNFMEV; via the coding sequence ATGTCCGATAATTTAAAGAGTCAGGATATATGTGTGGTTGTTGGCGCAAGCCATGCCGGTGTCAACTTTGCCTTCGCCCTACGTCAGGACGGTTGGGATGGTCAAATCATTATGTACGATGCAGACCCCGAATTGCCATATCACAGACCTCCTTTGTCGAAAACCTATTTGACGGATGACCGAGGTATGTCCGCCACACCTTTGAAATCCAAAGAAAGTTACGAACGCGATAACATTAAGTTGCATCTGAATACGAAGATAGCTTCCATTGATGTTACTGCAAAAGAATTAAAATTGAGTGATGGTTCGGTTCAAACCTACGACAAGTTGGTTTTAGCTACGGGAGCTCGACCGATTATGCCACCGATTCCAGGCTTTGATACCGCCAAAAATGTTTTTCGCCTTAGAACAGCTGCCGATGTAGAAGGCATCCGAAAAGCTCTAGGAAAAAATCCAAAGAAAAAAGTGGTGGTTATTGGAGGAGGATATATAGGTTTGGAGATTGCGGCCTCCCTAAAAAAGTTAGGTTCGGATGTTACCATTTTGGAAAGAGAAGAACGGATTTTAGCCCGTGTGACCGCTCCTGAAATATCGTATTTCTTTCATGAGCTGCATGTCAAAAATGGGGTTGAAGTTTTGACTGGAAAAAATATTAGCTCTTTAGAAATTGATAATGATTACCATAAAATAGTTTGTTCTGATGGATTATCTTATCCTGCGGATATTATAATTATTGGCGTTGGAATTTTAGTCAATACGGAACTCGCAGAAAAAGCCGGACTCACTATCCAAAACGGAATCAAAGTAGATTCCACGGCAAAAGCCAGTAATGAAAGTATTTATGCTATTGGCGATTGTACCTTTCATCACAATCCACATTATGATAGATTCGTTCGATTAGAGTCCGTTCAAAATGCTGTTGACCAAGCGAAAGTCGCCGCGGCGGCCATTTGTGGAAAAGAGGTAGTCTATAATGCCATACCGTGGTTTTGGTCTGACCAATACAACATAAAATTACAGATTGTGGGGCTTTCGAATGGTTATGACAATATAGTTATCCGAACCGAAGAAAAAGAACAACCTTGCTTTTCAATTTGGTATTTTAACGGAGACAGGCTTTTGTCGGTAGACGCCATAAATAATTCCAGGGCTTATGTAGTTGCAACGAAGTTTATTAAATCGAATCAACGTTTAGATAAATTAAAATTAGCTAATTCTTCTATAGAACTTAAGCCCAATAATTTTATGGAAGTATAA